The Neobacillus sp. PS3-34 genome has a window encoding:
- a CDS encoding DUF2971 domain-containing protein codes for MNLFQALEKSLERELRIQKKTDGFLYHYTNLQALYAIISTGVFWGTRSEFLNDTSELKHIKNVIEEVTGKISENAPEFAFKEAIFRNLNGIYFSMHHRSKCYVLSLTDVSDLITNWSSYSNFDGYNIGLDSAHLHQILDHRYNHSYISGYVIYDEEIQEDIIKEEYKEFLQIWRSVDGCSQEGLDQIADKFMFRILIYSYFFKHPSFKQEEEYRIAFFPESFQDSRKTDVKFRTSKGVITPFIELNLKEITGDKTKLPLKEIWIGLQIKWIMPFSASTLF; via the coding sequence ATGAACTTATTCCAAGCTTTAGAAAAAAGCCTTGAACGGGAACTCCGCATTCAAAAAAAAACAGATGGCTTCCTTTATCACTATACGAATCTGCAGGCGCTGTATGCAATTATCAGCACAGGGGTTTTTTGGGGGACAAGAAGCGAGTTTTTGAACGATACCTCCGAATTGAAGCATATAAAAAACGTCATTGAAGAAGTGACGGGAAAAATATCAGAGAATGCCCCGGAGTTTGCCTTTAAGGAAGCCATCTTCAGAAACCTGAACGGAATTTATTTTAGTATGCATCACCGAAGCAAGTGTTACGTTTTATCGCTGACAGACGTTTCTGATTTAATTACAAACTGGTCTTCATACTCCAACTTTGACGGCTACAATATTGGTTTGGACTCTGCTCATTTACATCAAATTCTTGATCACCGATACAATCATTCCTATATAAGCGGGTATGTTATTTATGATGAGGAAATTCAAGAGGACATAATCAAGGAGGAATATAAGGAGTTTCTTCAAATTTGGAGGTCTGTTGATGGGTGCTCACAAGAGGGGCTTGACCAAATTGCAGATAAATTCATGTTTCGGATATTAATCTACAGTTACTTTTTTAAACATCCTTCCTTTAAGCAGGAGGAGGAGTACCGGATTGCGTTTTTTCCGGAATCTTTTCAGGATTCACGGAAAACGGATGTGAAGTTTAGAACGTCCAAAGGGGTCATTACACCTTTTATTGAATTGAACTTGAAAGAAATAACTGGTGATAAAACAAAATTGCCTTTGAAGGAAATCTGGATTGGCCTACAAATAAAATGGATAATGCCTTTCTCGGCATCGACACTTTTTTAA